A stretch of Methanosphaerula palustris E1-9c DNA encodes these proteins:
- a CDS encoding DNA alkylation repair protein — METVLERIRTDLKNSCDPTTQKNFQRFFKEEVRYYGVKTPTVGKIAKRYWSEIKSQNKQEIFNLCDELYRSDYTEEAFIVSNWVPNLADRYEITDLAVFQVWIEKYINNWAKCDGFCNHTLGTFIMMYPECIEKLKKWTQSDNRWLKRAAAVSLILPAKQGEFLDDIFEIADRLLTDREDLVQKGYGWLLKEASRHHQDEVYLYVLKNRSTMPRTALRYAIELMPLKRRKEAMKRG; from the coding sequence ATGGAAACAGTTCTTGAGAGGATCAGAACAGACCTGAAGAATAGCTGTGATCCCACAACACAAAAGAACTTTCAACGATTCTTCAAAGAGGAGGTTCGTTATTATGGGGTCAAGACCCCGACTGTTGGCAAAATTGCAAAAAGATACTGGAGTGAAATAAAATCCCAGAATAAGCAGGAGATATTCAACCTCTGTGATGAACTCTACCGCTCTGATTACACTGAAGAGGCTTTTATCGTCTCCAATTGGGTTCCAAACCTGGCTGATAGATACGAGATTACTGATCTCGCCGTATTTCAGGTCTGGATCGAAAAATATATCAACAACTGGGCAAAGTGCGATGGGTTCTGTAACCATACCCTCGGCACATTTATTATGATGTATCCTGAGTGCATTGAAAAGTTAAAAAAATGGACTCAGTCTGATAATCGATGGCTGAAGAGGGCAGCAGCCGTGTCATTGATCCTCCCGGCAAAACAGGGGGAATTCCTTGACGACATCTTTGAGATCGCTGATCGTTTACTGACTGATCGGGAGGATCTGGTGCAGAAAGGATATGGGTGGTTACTCAAGGAGGCGAGTCGTCATCATCAGGACGAGGTCTATCTCTATGTGCTAAAGAACAGAAGCACGATGCCGCGAACAGCGCTTCGGTACGCCATCGAACTGATGCCCCTGAAACGAAGAAAAGAAGCGATGAAGCGCGGATGA
- a CDS encoding flavodoxin domain-containing protein, with protein MSGRILIAYISRKGSTAEIARAVGKELEAAGYAVDVADMKTVTSLTGYDAVIIGAPLYMGRMVRDVGKFVGHHREQLVALPVAAFAVGIAPVSKEAGSVEYGMKKLHSSLTPLKPVATTLFAGRLDPTQMSFISRKMMEMAKIPSGDFRDWNAIASWAQTLPGLLRVGSITG; from the coding sequence ATGTCTGGTCGAATACTTATCGCATATATATCGCGGAAAGGCTCGACAGCCGAGATCGCCCGGGCTGTCGGAAAGGAGCTTGAGGCAGCAGGATACGCCGTTGATGTCGCTGATATGAAGACAGTCACCTCCCTCACCGGCTATGATGCCGTTATAATCGGAGCCCCCCTGTACATGGGACGAATGGTCCGAGATGTCGGAAAATTTGTTGGACATCATCGGGAACAGTTGGTAGCATTACCAGTAGCAGCATTCGCCGTTGGGATAGCCCCCGTCTCAAAAGAAGCCGGATCGGTTGAATATGGAATGAAGAAACTTCATAGTTCTCTAACACCCCTGAAGCCAGTGGCCACGACCCTCTTTGCCGGCAGGCTGGACCCGACACAGATGTCGTTCATCTCGAGAAAGATGATGGAGATGGCGAAGATTCCATCAGGGGACTTTCGGGATTGGAATGCAATAGCGTCCTGGGCACAAACACTCCCCGGGTTGTTAAGGGTTGGAAGTATCACCGGTTGA
- a CDS encoding NosD domain-containing protein: protein MRHSLLLSGTIILLFCLIIIPTEALVQSESAVRPTMFAWEEKMSSDLLPLVDERFLSPGETQGEAAKGTVRQTGINGTLNDEVFIYIRVTETISVKDLDRWCVEITDRDDGEHRVAAWVRVSDLPSLASLEWIRSIQTVLPPIVNTGSVDTQGDQIIRADQIRRTTGSSGQGVKVGVISTGVDHWRDAAATGDLPSTLHVLSNSFGGDEGTAMLEIIHDIAPDADLYFYDTGTNTIAFNRAVDALTEAGCSVIVDDISWLGEPFFEDGSVATHIQEKIQNGNLVYVTSAGNYAQKHYQGTYFNDGSGWHDFSAGSSSRKKIYLSIPPGGSVRAVLQWDDPFGTSANDYDLYLNEQYPYSGITLKKSTNAQTGSADPIEWITYTNSNSYTINAELDVNNYMNLAEERTLELQMYISSGTTISPDNLVSADSISGQAAVPEVLTIGALGATTPNQLEPFSSQGPVTIVYPHRETRQKPDLCGIDGVAVTGAGGFPTRFYGTSAAAPHIAGVAALLWSLNPSLTPDQIRTVLIEGAVDLGDPGWDTLYGSGRADALASKDLIRTDGKITVSGPVVIDKPGTYVLDRDIIDCQNTVGIEIKASNVVFDGQGHLISGQNRGGSAGIFVSKDPDNPLTGVIIKNVDVDHWDYGIYYLNAIEGMIQTIRTTGNDKYGIVLYAGSSGNTVADSTLTDNGDGIYLTASSDRNTIQNTSIRENRNHGISIYDSTSNLLEGNSITGATAVGVQFFTTNNNTLTSSTITGDTLYGVQIYHSDGNILKNNTITGSTSAGVYLNQSQENSIYNNYFNNPNNALVEGTTSQNTWNHDPMLGTNIVRGPSIGGNYWATPSRNGFSETHPDNNRDGFCDEGYIITSEQKGKNIDEAPLILPQSSNMTRPTAGFWAIPTKGTAPLSVQFTDTSTGIPARWTWDFGDGQNSTDQMTEVVNRTIQNPVHSYTQPGTYSVTLTVSNPLGDDSMERTGYIIVSGSVIPIQSTNVIPKDLNGDGKYEDLNGNGRPDFEDVVLFFDQMDWIEQYEPIDAFDFNNNNAIDFNDIVVLFNQL from the coding sequence ATGCGTCATTCCCTCCTGTTATCAGGCACCATCATTCTCCTGTTCTGCCTGATCATAATCCCAACAGAAGCGCTCGTCCAGTCTGAATCTGCAGTACGGCCGACTATGTTCGCCTGGGAGGAGAAGATGAGTTCTGATCTCCTGCCCCTGGTCGATGAGCGGTTTCTTTCACCAGGAGAGACTCAGGGGGAGGCCGCAAAGGGAACAGTTCGACAGACTGGAATCAATGGGACTCTCAACGATGAGGTCTTCATCTATATCAGGGTTACAGAGACCATATCAGTAAAGGATCTCGATCGCTGGTGCGTCGAGATCACTGACCGCGATGATGGGGAGCATCGTGTGGCAGCCTGGGTCAGAGTCAGTGACCTTCCCAGTCTCGCCTCATTGGAATGGATCAGGTCAATCCAGACAGTACTTCCACCAATTGTCAATACCGGCTCAGTAGACACACAGGGAGATCAGATTATCAGGGCAGATCAGATCCGGAGAACCACGGGGTCCTCGGGCCAGGGTGTAAAGGTCGGTGTGATCTCCACAGGAGTTGACCACTGGCGAGACGCTGCAGCAACCGGAGACCTGCCCTCGACCCTCCACGTTCTCTCAAACTCATTTGGCGGTGATGAGGGAACGGCCATGCTTGAGATCATTCATGACATTGCACCAGATGCTGACCTATATTTCTATGATACCGGTACAAACACAATCGCGTTCAATCGAGCTGTGGACGCATTGACAGAGGCCGGCTGTTCGGTGATCGTCGACGACATCTCCTGGTTGGGTGAACCATTCTTTGAAGACGGTTCGGTCGCGACACATATCCAGGAGAAGATCCAGAATGGGAACCTCGTTTATGTCACCTCTGCCGGCAACTACGCACAGAAACATTATCAGGGGACCTATTTCAATGACGGAAGCGGGTGGCATGACTTCAGTGCAGGAAGTTCATCCAGAAAAAAGATCTACCTGAGCATCCCGCCAGGCGGAAGCGTCAGAGCTGTTCTACAGTGGGATGATCCCTTCGGCACTTCAGCGAACGACTACGATCTGTACCTGAACGAACAATATCCATATTCTGGAATCACCTTAAAAAAAAGCACGAATGCCCAGACCGGAAGCGCGGACCCGATTGAGTGGATCACCTATACCAACAGCAACTCCTACACGATCAACGCCGAGCTCGACGTCAACAACTACATGAACCTCGCGGAGGAACGAACCCTTGAACTACAGATGTACATCAGTTCGGGAACCACGATCAGTCCAGATAATCTGGTCTCTGCTGATTCTATCAGTGGTCAGGCTGCTGTACCCGAGGTCCTGACCATTGGTGCACTTGGCGCAACCACACCCAATCAACTGGAACCGTTCTCCTCCCAAGGCCCTGTCACGATCGTATATCCACACCGCGAGACACGTCAGAAGCCCGATCTATGCGGGATCGATGGGGTCGCCGTGACCGGGGCGGGAGGGTTTCCCACTCGGTTCTATGGGACCAGTGCCGCAGCTCCGCATATCGCAGGGGTTGCAGCACTTCTCTGGAGTCTGAACCCATCCCTCACTCCTGACCAGATCCGAACAGTGCTTATTGAAGGCGCGGTCGACCTTGGTGATCCTGGATGGGACACGCTCTATGGATCTGGCCGAGCCGACGCACTTGCCTCAAAGGATTTGATCAGAACTGATGGGAAGATCACGGTATCGGGGCCGGTAGTGATCGATAAACCAGGCACCTATGTACTCGACCGTGACATCATAGATTGCCAGAATACGGTAGGAATTGAGATAAAGGCGTCAAATGTCGTCTTCGACGGTCAGGGTCATCTGATCAGCGGACAGAATAGAGGTGGATCGGCAGGGATCTTTGTCTCGAAGGATCCAGATAATCCACTGACTGGCGTTATCATAAAAAATGTGGATGTGGACCACTGGGACTATGGGATCTATTACCTGAATGCTATCGAGGGAATGATCCAGACGATCAGAACTACAGGGAATGATAAATATGGGATTGTTCTCTACGCGGGGAGCAGTGGGAATACAGTCGCTGACAGCACGCTCACCGATAATGGAGACGGTATCTACCTAACCGCCTCAAGCGACAGGAATACAATCCAAAACACGTCGATCAGAGAGAACCGGAACCATGGAATCTCTATCTATGACTCAACCAGCAACCTACTGGAGGGTAACAGCATCACTGGCGCAACCGCAGTTGGGGTCCAGTTCTTCACCACGAATAACAACACCCTGACCAGCAGCACGATTACCGGGGACACCCTGTATGGTGTCCAGATTTACCATTCTGATGGCAACATTCTGAAGAATAACACCATCACCGGCAGCACCAGTGCCGGAGTATACCTCAACCAATCCCAGGAGAACAGTATCTACAACAATTACTTCAACAATCCAAATAATGCCCTTGTTGAAGGAACGACGAGCCAAAACACCTGGAACCACGATCCAATGCTTGGAACCAACATCGTCAGAGGTCCATCGATTGGAGGAAATTATTGGGCGACTCCATCGAGAAATGGTTTTTCAGAGACTCATCCGGACAACAACCGTGATGGGTTCTGTGACGAGGGATATATCATCACATCTGAACAGAAGGGAAAAAACATCGACGAGGCCCCCCTCATATTACCGCAATCGTCCAATATGACCAGACCGACCGCAGGTTTTTGGGCAATCCCAACCAAGGGGACTGCCCCGCTCTCTGTCCAGTTCACTGACACCTCAACTGGTATCCCAGCACGGTGGACCTGGGACTTCGGAGATGGTCAGAATTCAACAGATCAAATGACAGAGGTTGTTAACAGGACAATACAGAACCCGGTACATTCCTATACACAACCAGGTACCTACTCTGTCACCCTGACTGTCTCAAATCCACTGGGTGACGACTCTATGGAAAGAACCGGATATATCATCGTCTCTGGATCAGTCATTCCAATACAATCTACGAACGTAATTCCAAAAGATCTGAACGGCGACGGGAAGTACGAAGATCTCAACGGGAATGGTAGACCTGACTTTGAAGACGTGGTGCTGTTCTTCGATCAGATGGACTGGATTGAACAATATGAACCAATCGATGCGTTTGACTTCAACAATAACAATGCGATCGACTTCAACGACATCGTCGTCCTCTTCAACCAGTTATGA
- a CDS encoding PAS domain S-box protein, producing MKQHSDDTPDWNNQRMQIIGLGESSIRKSYYPELQEQHTELLKKNEELLAAYEELTAINEELTANYEKLSESERKLRESEERYRTIIETTDTGFVVTDDEGQVFDANTKYVHQTGHQDLAEILNRNPVEWTAAHDKEKNILAIRRCVRDGFIRNLEVDYVDSSGNLIPIEINSTCVRMGPGMRILSLCRDISDRKQDEKILELARKKLNLLNTVTFQDIQSAIFTLSAYLELTKNALTDEKAISYLEKEVSLIQVIANSIKFGRDYQDMGMKPPRWQRVNHVFLYAISHLDFLQISRHVDLEGLDIYADPLLEKVLFNLMDNVIQHGETVTEVTLKYQKRADDLVLIIEDNGIGIPLEKKSMLFERGFGKESALGLFLVREILSITGITISETGVEGMGARFEILVPANAYRFSLDYDR from the coding sequence ATGAAGCAGCACTCTGATGATACCCCTGACTGGAATAACCAGCGGATGCAGATTATCGGTCTTGGCGAATCATCAATACGTAAGAGTTACTATCCTGAACTCCAGGAACAGCATACCGAACTGCTCAAAAAGAACGAGGAACTCCTGGCAGCGTATGAGGAACTCACGGCAATAAATGAAGAGTTAACTGCAAATTATGAGAAACTCAGTGAGAGTGAACGGAAACTGCGCGAGAGCGAGGAGCGGTATCGAACCATCATTGAAACGACCGACACCGGTTTTGTTGTCACTGATGACGAAGGCCAGGTTTTTGATGCCAATACAAAGTATGTTCATCAGACCGGTCATCAAGATCTTGCAGAGATCCTAAACCGGAATCCCGTCGAATGGACTGCTGCACATGATAAAGAAAAAAATATTCTGGCAATCCGGCGCTGTGTCAGGGATGGGTTCATCCGTAACCTGGAGGTCGACTATGTGGACTCATCCGGCAATCTCATTCCCATCGAGATCAACTCAACCTGTGTAAGGATGGGACCGGGAATGAGAATCCTTTCCCTGTGTCGTGACATCTCCGATCGAAAACAGGACGAAAAAATACTGGAGTTGGCCCGTAAAAAATTGAATCTGTTGAATACCGTAACCTTTCAGGATATTCAGAGCGCCATTTTCACCTTATCAGCCTATCTGGAACTGACAAAGAACGCACTTACTGATGAAAAGGCTATCTCATACCTGGAGAAAGAAGTCTCATTAATCCAGGTAATAGCGAATTCGATAAAATTTGGACGAGATTACCAGGATATGGGGATGAAACCGCCCCGGTGGCAGCGTGTCAATCATGTTTTTCTGTATGCAATCTCGCACCTGGATTTTCTCCAGATATCTAGGCATGTCGACCTCGAAGGACTGGATATCTATGCTGACCCTCTGCTAGAGAAGGTTCTTTTCAATCTTATGGACAATGTGATCCAGCATGGAGAAACGGTAACTGAAGTCACTCTCAAATATCAGAAAAGAGCGGATGATCTCGTGCTGATCATCGAGGATAACGGGATAGGCATTCCCCTAGAGAAAAAGAGTATGCTCTTTGAACGTGGGTTTGGAAAGGAATCAGCCCTTGGTTTATTCCTGGTTAGGGAGATCCTCTCGATTACTGGGATCACCATTTCAGAGACCGGTGTTGAAGGAATGGGTGCCAGATTTGAGATTCTGGTGCCGGCTAACGCTTATAGATTTTCTCTGGATTATGACCGTTGA
- a CDS encoding dehydroquinate synthase/iron-containing alcohol dehydrogenase family protein — protein MGHVMLVLLEHVVTYNYLACPRRYDTHAEIMGVELSRLNDTDRKMKIIAAVKTFKRKMGMTETLGDLGITRMDIPDLAKKAMHDPYMATNATTANNQGY, from the coding sequence ATGGGGCATGTAATGCTTGTGCTGCTTGAGCATGTGGTGACGTATAATTATCTGGCATGTCCACGGCGTTATGATACGCACGCGGAGATTATGGGGGTTGAACTTTCCAGATTGAATGATACTGATAGAAAGATGAAGATCATTGCAGCTGTGAAGACGTTCAAGAGAAAAATGGGAATGACTGAAACCCTTGGAGATCTGGGAATTACCAGGATGGATATTCCAGATCTGGCGAAGAAAGCAATGCATGACCCCTACATGGCAACCAATGCCACGACAGCCAACAATCAAGGATATTGA
- a CDS encoding iron-containing alcohol dehydrogenase, giving the protein MDESNFELRKFVAPEFVIGVDARLLAGRYAKNFDSWHVLVVTASNFIAAGWVTDVTDSLRAEGIRYTLFSDVTPNPRDYLVVDGADLYQRSGCDCIVAVGGGSLINRAKGIGIVVSNKKHILKFEGVDNVVLPLPPLICIPTTAGSGADVSQFVIINDTERKVKNVSSPVTDVQALESIRLMTTDLLPALDEPDTIEFRYKTMLGGLLAGFAFSNSNPGVVHAMAHSLEGFSDLPHGACNACAA; this is encoded by the coding sequence ATGGATGAATCCAATTTCGAGTTGAGAAAATTTGTTGCACCAGAGTTTGTTATAGGCGTCGATGCACGCTTACTGGCCGGCAGATATGCCAAAAATTTTGATTCATGGCATGTGCTCGTTGTCACTGCTTCGAATTTTATCGCTGCAGGATGGGTCACGGATGTGACTGATAGTCTTCGAGCAGAAGGTATACGATACACATTATTTTCTGATGTAACTCCAAACCCTCGGGACTACCTGGTGGTGGATGGTGCAGACCTGTACCAGCGTTCAGGGTGTGACTGCATTGTGGCAGTTGGAGGTGGCAGCCTGATAAACCGTGCTAAAGGGATCGGGATTGTCGTTTCGAACAAGAAGCACATACTGAAATTTGAGGGCGTTGACAATGTAGTACTACCGCTGCCACCCCTAATCTGTATACCAACGACTGCAGGATCTGGGGCGGATGTTTCACAGTTTGTTATCATCAACGATACAGAGCGAAAGGTGAAAAATGTAAGTTCTCCAGTCACCGATGTACAAGCGCTGGAGTCTATCCGGTTGATGACTACCGATCTGCTTCCTGCACTGGATGAACCTGATACGATTGAGTTCAGGTACAAGACTATGTTGGGGGGCCTCCTGGCCGGATTCGCATTCTCCAATTCGAATCCTGGTGTCGTCCATGCGATGGCACACAGTCTAGAGGGATTCTCTGATCTCCCTCATGGGGCATGTAATGCTTGTGCTGCTTGA
- the xerA gene encoding site-specific tyrosine recombinase/integron integrase has product MDKSSFVEWIDRYHSYMQMRNYSEKTIQSYIRVVRLFGAYLIDRGATFDQVGGADDRRLITGYLSALSQEHGYSAKTLHRIISTLSSFYRFLYAQGAVAVNPVTGIDRPKIKRQELRYLKHRQVLKLIESMPSVRDQLVVRMIYATGVRVSELCGISIEHIDFDDLTIRIRGKGDKIRTVFIDEETCRLMEIYAGDRIFGPFFVGQQGHPLSPRTVQHLFEVYAPPGVTPHTIRHSYASELYKRSKNLRVVQENLGHSSIKTTEIYLHTDLDERQGVYRTYFPLSKQDDVNT; this is encoded by the coding sequence ATGGATAAGTCTTCCTTTGTCGAGTGGATCGATCGGTACCACTCGTACATGCAGATGCGAAACTATTCTGAGAAGACGATCCAGAGTTATATCCGGGTGGTCCGTTTGTTTGGTGCCTACCTGATCGATCGAGGAGCTACTTTTGATCAGGTCGGTGGTGCTGACGATCGACGGTTGATCACTGGATATCTCTCGGCCCTCTCACAGGAACATGGTTATTCTGCAAAAACTCTGCATCGAATCATCTCAACGCTCAGTTCGTTTTATCGATTTTTATATGCTCAGGGGGCTGTTGCCGTGAATCCCGTGACTGGGATCGATAGGCCGAAGATCAAACGTCAGGAACTGCGGTACCTGAAGCATCGGCAGGTCCTGAAATTGATCGAATCGATGCCGAGTGTCAGGGACCAGCTAGTCGTGCGGATGATCTATGCGACTGGTGTCCGAGTCTCTGAACTCTGTGGAATTTCCATCGAACATATCGATTTTGATGACCTCACCATCAGGATCCGGGGGAAAGGAGATAAGATCCGGACTGTTTTCATCGACGAGGAGACCTGCCGTTTGATGGAGATTTATGCCGGCGATCGGATCTTCGGTCCGTTCTTTGTCGGGCAACAGGGACATCCTCTTTCCCCTCGAACTGTGCAACACCTCTTTGAGGTCTATGCACCCCCCGGGGTTACTCCCCATACAATCCGGCATAGTTATGCCAGTGAGTTGTACAAACGATCCAAGAATCTTCGGGTCGTACAGGAGAACCTCGGTCATTCTTCCATCAAGACGACTGAGATATACCTTCATACCGACCTCGATGAGCGTCAGGGTGTCTATCGGACCTACTTCCCGCTCTCAAAGCAGGATGATGTGAACACATAA
- a CDS encoding serine O-acetyltransferase — protein sequence MSVKMGFHIPLNVFGPGLSIAHPGTLIVNDGAQVGENCRIHNCVHIGTQAGFIDAAPKIGNNVFIGPGVVLFGDIEIADDIAIGANAVVNRSFTENGITIAGVPARKVSDKGFDRCYKKSTDIVRRRNQS from the coding sequence ATGAGTGTGAAGATGGGCTTCCATATCCCACTGAATGTCTTTGGCCCAGGCCTCTCAATCGCCCACCCAGGCACCTTAATTGTGAACGACGGGGCGCAGGTCGGTGAGAACTGTAGAATCCATAACTGCGTTCACATCGGCACTCAGGCAGGTTTCATAGACGCTGCGCCGAAGATTGGGAACAACGTATTCATCGGCCCGGGTGTAGTGCTATTTGGAGATATTGAGATAGCCGATGATATCGCGATCGGAGCCAATGCAGTGGTGAACAGATCCTTTACTGAGAACGGAATCACCATCGCAGGCGTACCGGCTCGGAAGGTCAGTGACAAAGGGTTTGACCGATGCTATAAGAAATCCACCGACATAGTCCGTAGAAGAAACCAATCCTGA
- the thiE gene encoding thiamine phosphate synthase, giving the protein MPYSLYVVTDPDLSLGRSHAEVAALAVAGGADVIQLRDKSASGRDLFAAAELIRTITTSAGALFIVNDRLDIALASGADGVHLGQDDLPVRAARKVAPDLIIGVSVGSVEEGRRAVVDGADYVALSPLFSTPSKIDAGAGRGFDLLAALCDDLTVPVLAIGGINASNVSQVIRAGAAGVAVISAVVSQPDISKATSGLKSIILEAKKSV; this is encoded by the coding sequence ATGCCGTACTCCCTTTATGTGGTCACTGACCCTGATCTCTCACTGGGTCGATCGCATGCTGAAGTCGCTGCCCTTGCTGTTGCTGGTGGTGCGGATGTGATCCAGCTCCGCGACAAATCTGCCTCTGGTCGTGATCTGTTCGCTGCAGCAGAGTTGATCCGTACGATCACCACCTCGGCCGGGGCGCTCTTCATTGTTAATGATCGGCTCGATATCGCTCTCGCTTCGGGCGCTGACGGCGTCCATCTCGGCCAGGACGATCTCCCAGTCCGGGCCGCCCGAAAAGTCGCTCCGGATCTAATCATCGGTGTTTCGGTTGGTTCAGTGGAAGAGGGGCGGCGGGCTGTGGTTGATGGTGCTGATTATGTCGCACTCAGTCCCCTCTTCTCAACACCCTCCAAGATCGATGCTGGCGCGGGACGTGGGTTTGATCTGCTCGCGGCGCTCTGTGATGATCTGACTGTCCCGGTTCTGGCCATCGGGGGGATCAATGCTTCCAATGTGTCTCAAGTAATCCGTGCCGGGGCAGCGGGGGTGGCAGTCATCTCTGCCGTGGTCAGTCAGCCCGATATCTCCAAGGCAACTTCGGGTCTAAAATCCATAATTCTTGAAGCAAAAAAATCTGTTTGA
- the thiM gene encoding hydroxyethylthiazole kinase encodes MTLDLASALNDLQTKKPLVHHITNAVTINDCANITLCIGAAPVMAEAPEEVAEMVAMAGALVLNIGTLSKSQISAMLIAGRAANDLEVPVILDPVGAGATMLRTESARRLLTELQVAVVKGNAGEIGLLAGAAGRVRGVDSAGLDGDPVAVCKSLVNAYSCTVAMSGATDIVTDGDRVVLIDNGDPRMGVVSGTGCMASSLTGAFAAGSRDQVCSTAAALAAFGLAGEKAAKRAFGPSSFKVALMDEVAALTPPVLSAGAKIRIL; translated from the coding sequence ATGACTCTCGATCTGGCATCCGCTCTGAACGATCTTCAAACGAAGAAACCTCTTGTCCATCACATAACCAACGCTGTCACCATCAATGACTGTGCCAATATCACGCTCTGCATCGGTGCTGCCCCGGTGATGGCCGAGGCTCCTGAGGAAGTGGCCGAGATGGTCGCTATGGCTGGTGCCCTGGTGCTGAACATCGGTACGCTTTCGAAATCCCAGATATCTGCGATGCTGATAGCAGGAAGAGCGGCCAATGATCTTGAGGTGCCTGTGATCCTCGATCCTGTTGGTGCGGGGGCTACAATGCTTCGGACGGAGAGTGCCCGACGGTTGCTGACTGAACTTCAGGTGGCGGTGGTCAAGGGGAATGCCGGCGAGATCGGTCTGCTGGCCGGTGCAGCCGGCAGGGTCCGAGGGGTGGATTCAGCCGGGCTTGACGGGGATCCGGTGGCGGTCTGTAAATCTCTGGTGAATGCGTACTCCTGTACTGTGGCGATGAGTGGTGCGACTGATATCGTGACTGATGGCGATCGGGTGGTATTGATCGACAATGGGGATCCTCGGATGGGGGTTGTTTCTGGGACTGGGTGTATGGCTTCGTCTCTGACTGGGGCGTTTGCAGCAGGGTCGCGGGATCAGGTCTGCTCGACTGCAGCTGCACTGGCTGCTTTTGGTCTGGCTGGTGAAAAAGCAGCCAAACGAGCCTTTGGGCCATCGTCATTCAAGGTGGCGCTTATGGACGAGGTCGCAGCCCTGACGCCGCCTGTGCTCTCTGCGGGTGCGAAGATCCGGATCCTCTGA
- a CDS encoding energy-coupling factor transporter transmembrane component T family protein — translation MQQIMQYVSIDSFLHRLNPITKLVLVVLVAILAITSSSIVSVSALVIVLFLIALASGLHKELLRQVPLLVSLTISLVLLTVLTMQAGPVMGTLIPAGVPLIGGMVPITIGAVQFGLLLSLRFFAMLFGFQLLVVSTQPHDLVHAMLKMHMPADYALMFLIALRFIPSLQLEGQRIHEAQLARAYNPGRGFRGAMRTLTPIIIPLVSNALAKANVLGLTIDLRGYRNPKKTSLRDRSLRRVDYLAIVVMLIAAGGFLATTVFMQIP, via the coding sequence ATGCAGCAGATTATGCAATACGTCAGCATAGACAGTTTCCTTCACCGACTGAATCCGATCACCAAACTGGTGCTGGTGGTGCTGGTTGCGATCCTGGCGATCACCTCGTCCAGTATTGTATCTGTATCGGCGCTGGTGATTGTGCTCTTTCTGATTGCGCTGGCATCGGGGTTACATAAAGAACTCCTCAGGCAGGTGCCGCTACTCGTCTCGCTGACGATCTCGCTGGTGCTGCTGACGGTTCTGACGATGCAGGCCGGTCCAGTGATGGGAACGCTGATACCTGCAGGGGTGCCTCTGATCGGTGGAATGGTTCCGATTACGATCGGTGCGGTCCAGTTCGGCCTGCTCCTCTCCCTTCGGTTCTTTGCGATGCTCTTTGGATTCCAGTTGCTGGTTGTCTCCACGCAGCCGCACGACCTGGTCCACGCCATGTTGAAGATGCACATGCCGGCAGATTATGCACTGATGTTTCTGATCGCGCTTCGTTTCATCCCAAGTCTGCAGCTTGAGGGGCAGCGGATACATGAAGCGCAGTTGGCACGGGCTTACAACCCTGGTCGTGGGTTTCGGGGTGCGATGCGAACCCTGACTCCGATCATCATTCCACTGGTCTCCAATGCGCTGGCCAAGGCGAATGTGCTCGGGCTGACGATCGATCTTCGTGGGTACCGAAATCCGAAGAAGACCTCGCTCCGTGACCGGAGTCTTCGGAGGGTTGACTACCTGGCGATCGTGGTGATGTTGATCGCAGCGGGAGGTTTTCTCGCTACGACGGTCTTCATGCAGATCCCCTGA